A region from the uncultured Holophaga sp. genome encodes:
- a CDS encoding LysR family transcriptional regulator → MDIRQLNCFIAVAEHLSFTKAANALFLTQSAVSHQISSLERNLGTKVFRRDTHSVQLTQAGKLLFDTVSRMLKEYNGVVDRIRNIEAGVSGEITVGFFGAIEKTLLPKYLPSFWNENPEAMVHLKRYNLVELMQALAERELDIGFTISVAFGSNPAYHTHTLFEGRASVVMPVDHPLAERESLRFEDLRDVRMVAEGARNSRPALESLEATFAKRGFMPHIVQWANDVETVLMLVESGAGVAILSHHMVDFYPRYRVKCVDLTDEDAAVQDIVVWRKDTDNPLVPRFLTALGVPDLI, encoded by the coding sequence ATGGACATCCGACAGCTGAACTGTTTCATTGCGGTGGCGGAGCACCTCAGCTTCACCAAGGCGGCCAATGCGCTGTTCCTGACGCAATCAGCGGTCAGTCACCAGATATCCTCCCTGGAGCGGAACCTGGGCACCAAGGTCTTCCGGCGGGACACCCACTCAGTCCAGCTGACCCAGGCCGGAAAGCTGCTCTTCGACACCGTCAGCCGGATGCTGAAGGAATACAACGGCGTGGTGGATCGCATCCGCAACATCGAGGCCGGCGTCTCGGGTGAGATCACCGTGGGATTCTTCGGAGCCATCGAGAAGACCCTGCTGCCCAAGTACCTGCCCAGCTTCTGGAACGAGAACCCCGAAGCCATGGTCCACCTCAAGCGCTACAACCTGGTGGAGCTCATGCAGGCCCTGGCCGAAAGGGAGCTGGACATCGGCTTCACCATCTCGGTGGCCTTCGGCAGCAACCCGGCCTACCACACCCACACCCTCTTCGAGGGGCGCGCCTCGGTGGTCATGCCTGTGGACCATCCCCTGGCGGAACGCGAGTCTCTGCGCTTCGAGGACCTGCGGGATGTCCGCATGGTGGCCGAAGGCGCCCGGAACTCGCGGCCCGCCCTGGAGAGCCTGGAGGCCACCTTCGCCAAGCGCGGCTTCATGCCCCACATCGTCCAGTGGGCCAACGATGTCGAAACCGTATTGATGCTGGTTGAGAGCGGCGCCGGGGTGGCCATCCTCTCCCACCACATGGTGGACTTCTACCCCCGCTACCGGGTCAAGTGCGTGGACCTGACGGACGAGGATGCCGCTGTCCAGGACATCGTGGTCTGGCGCAAGGACACCGACAACCCCCTGGTCCCCCGCTTCCTGACCGCCCTGGGGGTGCCGGACCTGATCTGA
- a CDS encoding diguanylate cyclase — protein MNILAISRHEALVERLRVAFEPLGHRVRHLRDAIQALMAEAWDEAHLILVDSTGDPLDGFRFATLLRGESRVLFQNIPIFLILDHTPGPGEDARLWEAGGDGFLQSNAGLHNLMNVLGPALEGGQSRPGGTPIPVLAAGFRPAEARKLHLILDHFGFEVRDASPVDAPVLQQELRAPILLVALGDGGQEALTCLRAIREQECRPYPILVGRVPAEVMMRRLILAGAREVISGHLSPSRLLHACRMGMEWLHVRCVQHEFRTHLEELRERRVLLEMETANLRTEVLTDPMTSLLNRRAFNQHLGHACNQWDRHRRPFTLILGDVDYFKLVNDRHGHLVGDRVLRELADCLRGGLRRSDLAFRIGGEEFAVLLAETALQVGLEVAQKLRARVAGLAVTLSDGSTIRPTMSFGVGEGDGRPAADLFLAVDAALYAAKHRGRNRVEAEVKA, from the coding sequence ATGAACATCCTTGCCATCTCCAGACATGAGGCTCTGGTAGAGCGCCTGCGGGTGGCCTTCGAGCCCCTGGGGCATCGGGTGCGGCATCTCCGGGACGCCATTCAGGCCCTCATGGCCGAGGCCTGGGACGAGGCCCATCTCATCCTGGTGGACAGCACGGGGGACCCCCTGGACGGTTTCCGCTTTGCCACCCTCCTGCGGGGCGAGTCCCGGGTGCTCTTCCAGAACATTCCCATCTTCCTCATCCTGGACCACACTCCAGGTCCCGGCGAGGATGCCCGGCTCTGGGAGGCCGGCGGCGATGGCTTCCTCCAGTCCAATGCGGGGCTCCACAACCTCATGAATGTCCTGGGACCGGCCCTGGAGGGTGGGCAGAGCCGCCCTGGTGGGACTCCGATCCCGGTGCTGGCCGCGGGCTTCCGGCCTGCCGAGGCCCGGAAGCTCCACCTGATCCTGGACCACTTCGGCTTCGAAGTCCGGGACGCCTCTCCAGTGGATGCCCCCGTGCTGCAGCAGGAGCTGCGGGCTCCGATTCTTCTCGTGGCCCTGGGGGACGGCGGACAGGAAGCCCTCACCTGTCTCCGGGCGATCAGGGAGCAGGAGTGCCGACCCTACCCGATCCTGGTGGGGCGGGTGCCCGCCGAGGTCATGATGCGGCGCCTGATCCTGGCCGGGGCAAGGGAGGTCATCAGTGGGCACCTCTCCCCTTCGCGGCTCCTGCACGCCTGTCGCATGGGCATGGAGTGGCTCCATGTCCGCTGTGTCCAGCACGAGTTCCGGACCCATCTCGAGGAACTCCGGGAACGCCGGGTCCTTCTGGAGATGGAAACGGCGAACCTGCGCACGGAGGTTCTGACCGATCCCATGACCTCCCTCCTCAACCGGAGAGCCTTCAATCAGCATCTGGGCCACGCCTGCAATCAGTGGGACCGGCACCGTCGGCCTTTCACCCTGATCCTGGGAGATGTGGACTACTTCAAGCTCGTCAATGACCGCCACGGCCATCTGGTGGGGGACCGGGTGCTCCGGGAGCTGGCGGACTGCCTGAGGGGGGGGCTCCGGCGCTCGGACCTGGCCTTCCGCATCGGGGGGGAGGAGTTCGCGGTGCTCCTGGCGGAGACCGCGCTCCAGGTGGGCCTCGAGGTGGCGCAGAAGCTCCGGGCGAGGGTGGCCGGACTGGCGGTCACCCTTTCGGATGGCAGTACCATCCGTCCGACCATGAGCTTCGGGGTGGGGGAGGGGGACGGTCGACCGGCTGCGGATCTCTTCCTGGCGGTGGATGCGGCCCTCTATGCCGCCAAGCACCGGGGGCGGAACCGGGTCGAGGCCGAGGTCAAGGCCTGA
- a CDS encoding 4Fe-4S dicluster-binding protein translates to MNVIKVDDEKCVGCKTCYKACWLDVIRWNEEAKRPVIAYAEDCVECNFCEISCPTDAIFVNVDYTRPFPSPYIPDQHIR, encoded by the coding sequence ATGAACGTCATCAAGGTCGACGACGAAAAGTGTGTCGGCTGCAAGACCTGTTACAAGGCCTGCTGGCTCGACGTCATCCGCTGGAATGAGGAGGCCAAGCGCCCCGTCATTGCCTACGCCGAGGACTGTGTGGAGTGCAACTTCTGTGAGATCAGCTGCCCGACGGACGCGATCTTCGTGAACGTGGACTACACACGTCCCTTCCCCAGCCCCTACATCCCCGATCAGCACATCCGCTAG